From a single Prionailurus bengalensis isolate Pbe53 chromosome A1, Fcat_Pben_1.1_paternal_pri, whole genome shotgun sequence genomic region:
- the SPINK14 gene encoding serine protease inhibitor Kazal-type 14 has translation MTKCHPVFCSLLFFIMIHGALPSEPRHWWPPHGAVKVKCPYKKVNLSWFTGTVNPCPGLYQPICGTNFVTYENPCILCVESMKSHGKIRFQNDGKC, from the exons ATGACCAAATGTCATCCAGTATTCTGCTCGCTTTTGTTCTTCATCATGATACATGGGGCATTACCTTCTG AACCTCGACACTGGTGGCCACCACATGGAGCTGTTAAG GTGAAATGTCCATATAAGAAAGTAAACTTGAGTTGGTTCACTGGAACAGTGAACCCCTGCCCTGGTTTATATCAACCCATCTGTGGCACTAATTTTGTAACCTATGAAAACCCCTGCATCTTGTGTGTCGAGAGCAT GAAATCTCATGGGAAGATTAGGTTTCAAAATGATGGAAAATGTTAG